The DNA window GCAGTGTGTGCCGGCGTCGGTGGCCGGCGCGCGGTCCGGCACCGCCTGGGCCAGCGCGCCGACGACGGTGTAGGCGATGCGCGGGTGGGTCTCGGTGTTGCCGCCGACCTCCGGCGCCGGAAAGTCGACGTTGACCACCGTGCCCGGCTCGGCCAGCACGCGGATCGGCCTGAAACAGCCGGAGTTCTTCGGGATCGACGGGTCGGTGACGTGCAGCACGGCATTGTAGCTGGCTGACCAGGTGACGCCGAGGGTGGCGTTGATCGCGCCGCGGGCCTGGCGGTCGGAGCCGGCGAAATCGACCACCAGCTCGTCGTCCATGACGTGGCAGGCGACGCGGATGAAATAGGGCCGGTCCTCGATGCCGTCGTCCTCCATGCAGTCCTCGAAGCGGTAGACGCCGTCGGGGATCGCGCGGATCTCGGCCCGCATCCGCTGTTCCGAGTAGTCAAGCAGGTCGGCCACCGTGCGCTCGAAGGTCTCGATGCCGTAGCGGCGGATCAGGTCGACCATCCGCGCCTCGCCCAGGTCGACCGATGCGATCAGCGCGCGATAGTCGCCGTAGTTCTCGCGCGGGGTGCGCACGTTGGCCAGCAGCAGGCGCCAGACGTCGTCGACGTCCTCGCCGCGGCGCTTGATCTTCACCGGCGGCACCCGCAGGCCCTCGTGGAAGATCTCGGTCGCCTCCGCGGCGAAGCCGCCGGGCACGCTGCCGCCGGTCTCCGAGACATGGCCGATCGCGACGGCATAGCCGACCAGCGTGCCGTCGACGAAGATCGGCTTGAACAGCGTGTGCTCCGGCGTGTGCAGGCCGCCGCGATAGGGGTCGTTGTGGATGATCACGTCGCCGGGGTCGATGCCGTCCAGCGCCAGCTCGCGCAGCGAGGTCTTGATCACCAGCGGCATGCCGCCGATCTGGGCCGGGCAGTAGTCGGCGACCGCGATCATGTCGCCGTTCGGCGCGGCGATGGCGCAGGTGAAGTCCAGCCCTTCGTTGAAGATGGTCGAGTAGGCGGTCTTCATCAGGGTGATGCCCATCTCGCGGCAGATCGCGACCATGGTCGAGTTGACCACGTTCATCGCGACCACGTCGCGGGCGGGCCGGCCGGTGGCGGTCATTGCGGGCCCTCCTTGAAGGCGAGGTGCAGGTTGCCGAAGCCGTCGACGCGGCAGCGCTGGTCGGCCGGCAGCACGGTGACCGAGGCGGCCTCCTCGATCAGCGCCGGGCCCTCGATCACATGGCCGGCGCGCAGGCCGGCGCGGTCGAAGACGGCGGTGTCGTGGGTGCCGTCGTGGAACGTCACCGGGCGGCGCCCGACCGGTTCGGCCGGGCCGGTCGCCGCCGCCAGGCTCGGCGCGGCCGGCTTTTCGGTGCGCCCGATCACGGTGACGACGAAGGTGGTGACCTCGATCAGCGAGCCGGGCATCGCAAAGCCGTAGCGGGCCTTGTGGCCGGCGTGGAACGCCTGCCACAGCGCGGCGGTGTCGCGCAGCCCGCCGGCCGGCAGCGGCACCTCCAGCTCGTAGTTCTGGCCGAAATAGCGCATGTCGACGGCGGCCTGGATTTCCAGCTCGCCGGCATGGCCCTGCTGGCGCAGCTCGGCGACGCCGTCGTCGATCAGTTCCTGCATCACCGCCTGGGCGGCAGCGGGGTCGAAGGCGGCCGACGTGGTCTGCACCGTACGGTGGCGGTCGACCCGGGCGTCGGCGGTGGTGAAGCCGTAGGCGGAGAACTGGCCCGGATGGTTCGGCACCAGCCCGTGGTCGATGCCGGCCTCTGCCATCAGCGCGCCGACGTGCAGCGGCCCGGCGCCGCCGAAGGCGCACAGCGTGAAGTCGCGCGGGTCGTGGCCGCGCTCCAGCAGCACGGCGCGCAGGGCGCCGACCATGTTGGTGTTGGCGATCTGCACGATGGCCAGCGCGCAGTTCTCGGGCGTGTAGCCGATCTTGGCCGCGACGCCGGCCACCGCGGTCCGCGCCCGCGCCGGGTCCAGCTTCATCGCGCCGCCCAGGAAGTTGCCGGGGTCGATCCGGCCCAGCAGCAGGTTGGCGTCGGTGACCGTCGGCAGGTCGCCGGTGCCGTA is part of the Alphaproteobacteria bacterium genome and encodes:
- a CDS encoding hydantoinase B/oxoprolinase family protein, giving the protein MTATGRPARDVVAMNVVNSTMVAICREMGITLMKTAYSTIFNEGLDFTCAIAAPNGDMIAVADYCPAQIGGMPLVIKTSLRELALDGIDPGDVIIHNDPYRGGLHTPEHTLFKPIFVDGTLVGYAVAIGHVSETGGSVPGGFAAEATEIFHEGLRVPPVKIKRRGEDVDDVWRLLLANVRTPRENYGDYRALIASVDLGEARMVDLIRRYGIETFERTVADLLDYSEQRMRAEIRAIPDGVYRFEDCMEDDGIEDRPYFIRVACHVMDDELVVDFAGSDRQARGAINATLGVTWSASYNAVLHVTDPSIPKNSGCFRPIRVLAEPGTVVNVDFPAPEVGGNTETHPRIAYTVVGALAQAVPDRAPATDAGTHCNFLFGGTDPRSGDYYVCYDFLSAGWGGRPFADGNNAVNCINGNCRMIPTEVFEARYPWLVEEMALVADSGGAGTYRGGLGVTKRIVCRDAPITVSHMGDRHKRAPWGLRGGRPAGKASLVIQRKGEDGWHTVVAGEGRVSPSKFAGLTINPGDRVWLTTGGGGGWGDPQGRDRAAVAHDLAEGWISAEHAAADYGVTPGKD